A window of Pelagicoccus enzymogenes genomic DNA:
CTCGACCGTCGTCATACCGGCCATCACCTTGCGCACCCCGTCTTCACGCATAGAGCGCATGCCAAGCTGGCGCGAGAGGGAACGCAGTTGAGCAGAAGTCCCGTTCGAGTAGATCAGTCGCTCGACCTCCTCGTTCACGTGGAAAATCTCGAAAACCCCAATACGCCCCTTGAACCCCTGATCGTGACAATCGGGGCAGCCACGTCCGCGCATGAATGTCGCCGCCCGGGCGTTTGCAGGCTCCAGCCCCACCGCATGAACCTCCCTCAGGCTCGGTTCGTACCGCTCTCGGCAGCTGGGGCAAATCTTCCTCACCAAGCGCTGAGCGAGAGCAGCCCGCAGGGAAGTCGCTACCAGGTAGGGTTTTACACCAATATCGACCAAACGGGTCACCGCCGACGGAGCGTCATTGGTGTGCAGCGTGCTGAAAACCATGTGCCCGGTGAGGGAAGCATTGATCGCAATTTCCGCCGTCTCCAAGTCACGGATTTCCCCCACCATGATGATGTTGGGAGCCTGACGCAAAATCGCCTTCAAGGCCGCGGAGAAACTCATGCCGATCTCCTTCTTGACCGGTACCTGATTGATGCCCGGCATCTGGTATTCGATCGGGTCTTCCACGGTGATGATCTTGCGGTCCGGCTTGTTAAGGAAATGCAAGCAGCTGTAGAGCGTGGTGGTCTTGCCCGAACCCGTAGGCCCGGTGACCAGCAACATCCCGTCCGGCATCGCTATCATCCGCTCGTAGACCTCCTGGTCGTCCGGCAGGAATCCGAGCTCCGGCAGGCCCAGCATCAAGCCCGACTTGTCCAGAATACGCATCACAATGCTCTCGCCGTAGGCCGTGGGCAGACTCGAAACACGCAGATCGTACTCGACGCCCTCCACCTTCACTTGGATGCGGCCATCTTGGGGCAGACGCTTCTCGGCGATGCTCATCTTGCCCATCACCTTGATGCGAGAGATCACCGGCAATTGCAGCCGCTGCGGCGGTGGATTGGGAATTTCCTGCAGCGACCCATCCACCCGAAAACGAACGCGAAATCGAGTTTCCAACGGCTCGAAATGTATGTCCGAGGCCCGCATGCGTATCGCGTCCGAAATAACGACCTGCACCAAACGGATGATCGGGGCGTCATCCTCCCCCATCATGGAAGCAGCGATTTCCACTCCCGCGTCCGCGACCTTCACTTCGTCCGCCAATTTCCGCTCCTCTTGGCTGAGGCGAGCCGACGCCGTCAGGTGCGAGTCCAGATACGACGCATCGATTGCGATCTCCACATCCTCCTCGATCGCCAACACCGGGATCACCTGCTTGCTCAAAAGATGAGACAAGGTATCGAGCTCCTGCAAAGGATCGGAAATTGCCACCTTGAGGCGATCACGCCCGCCCGAGAGCGGAAAGACCTGAAACCTGCGGGCCAAGGACTCCTCCAAAAGCTCGCGGGCGTTGTCCGGCCAGGGAGCGTTCGCCAAGTCGATCGACTCGATGGCAAATTCCTTGGCCATCTCCCGGACCACGACCTTGCGGTCCGTGTATCCCTTGGAAAAAATCGCCTCCACCAACTCTTCGTCCCCCGCCCTCGGCAAAGCCGCCCGCAAAGCGCGTAGTTGCTCTTCGGACACAAGCTCGTGCGATTCCACGATCTGCAGGGTTAAGGAGGCGTCAGCCATAACGCGTTCTAGAAAGAAGCAAGACGCCCCTTCCCGCCAGACAAAATAAACTCGCAGCGCGGCTGCTTTAGAACGCGTTGGCTCAAAGCGTCGACACATCGCCGCGGCATGCCTGCGGACAAACAAAAAAAGC
This region includes:
- a CDS encoding GspE/PulE family protein; protein product: MADASLTLQIVESHELVSEEQLRALRAALPRAGDEELVEAIFSKGYTDRKVVVREMAKEFAIESIDLANAPWPDNARELLEESLARRFQVFPLSGGRDRLKVAISDPLQELDTLSHLLSKQVIPVLAIEEDVEIAIDASYLDSHLTASARLSQEERKLADEVKVADAGVEIAASMMGEDDAPIIRLVQVVISDAIRMRASDIHFEPLETRFRVRFRVDGSLQEIPNPPPQRLQLPVISRIKVMGKMSIAEKRLPQDGRIQVKVEGVEYDLRVSSLPTAYGESIVMRILDKSGLMLGLPELGFLPDDQEVYERMIAMPDGMLLVTGPTGSGKTTTLYSCLHFLNKPDRKIITVEDPIEYQMPGINQVPVKKEIGMSFSAALKAILRQAPNIIMVGEIRDLETAEIAINASLTGHMVFSTLHTNDAPSAVTRLVDIGVKPYLVATSLRAALAQRLVRKICPSCRERYEPSLREVHAVGLEPANARAATFMRGRGCPDCHDQGFKGRIGVFEIFHVNEEVERLIYSNGTSAQLRSLSRQLGMRSMREDGVRKVMAGMTTVEEVLSVTVDEPALA